In the genome of Impatiens glandulifera chromosome 6, dImpGla2.1, whole genome shotgun sequence, the window TTTTTTTGTTGGTTGAGATAGTTTGGTTTACTATGGAATCAGAGCTAGAAAACCTAATATTTATCTCCTTACTTTTAGAGGTACTGAATTGGTTACATGTGTTGGAAGTTGCAAATTGATTACAGGAAACAAAAGAAATATATGATAATCTAGTCGTTGATTAATTTGATATGAGATTTGTGGTCCCTAGGATCTAAGTTAGCTATCAAATTCGTTGTGATGGAGTTCTGTTGGATTTAAGGAGCTATTCCCATACTTGCAACTTTTTTGAAGTTCACATATTTTCATAAGTGCAAATCAGAAAAGGGTCCTATGCACTATCCAattgttttctatttaataCTCTGTTAGCATCCCTATTATCCTCAATTGCTCATTATCTTGGTTGTTTAGAGTTTAAAATTACGGAATACAATTGTTATTGCTTTTTTAGTTTCTTCACTGTGGTCATTAATGATTTGCACCAGGCAAGACTGTCAGCTCAGATTGTGGAGTTGGGACAGTCTACCAGGGAAAAGAGGCTGCAAAAGTCTGAGCAGGAAAGAAGTCTGAATCAAACTAATGGAGCCTTAAGGCAACATAAGGACaggtaatttttttaaagtaaaatttatttgttcaCCTTCCTTGTAGGCAAATGAACTCAAGGAATCCTCACTATAAATCCATTGCAGATTAAGAGACATGGAGGATACAAACATTAAACTTTTGCAGGCATTACAAAATTCTGGAGCCGAAAGGATACGTGAAGCTTACAATTGGGTGCAAGAACATCGCCAGGAGTTCAATAAGGAAGTCTTTGGCCCAGTGTTGCTTGAGGTACACAATATAATGTGTGGTGTTTTTTCCTTCGGCTATATACTGAATTTAGGTTGTTATGATCTTTGAATTTGGATACCAGGTGAAAGTCTCTAACAAGAAACATGCTGACTACTTAGAAGGCCATGTTCCACACTACATCTGGAAGGTGATCTCATTTATTCTCCTGTTTTTGCCTATTCTTACTTTACTGATCCCAGCCAAGTACCAGATTTAAAGCCTATGAAGCTCCATTTATTACTTCTAATTGTTGGCTATGTGATCaagttatttttatagaaatcaCTTTGACTCCAGATCTCTAACATTCAGGCATGCCTTGTAATTTTTATGGTATTCCCTCCTTCCTGATATATGGGTCATTGTTCCCTATAAACAACCCAATTTATAAGATTTCAATACCTTCTTAAACACTTGCAACTTCTAAACTATCCTTACCTACTTTTTTACATTTCCAATTTCTCTTCCATTATTGCTTAAAACCACACTCTTTGAGGAATATTTTGGTTCAAACTATTTCACACTTGCCTTATTAAAAAGTCCATCAAATACAAAGTTCTCATGGATTGAGAATATTTGAATTAGAggatattcaaattaatcagaAGGATACATGTCCCCTAAGTCAAGTCCTAGATATTAGGAAGATGATTATTCCTTATTATTTGGGAAATATATTGGTTGATTAGTATCATGTACATTTGTATTTGAAGGGTACTACCTCATTGAATAAAATACACACTTTTATTCTTCAAAATTCTGCATCATGTAAATTGAGTAGAGTACTAGCTAATGATTGTACCATTTCCTTTTTTTCCCATTCAGTTCTCCTGTTCTTTGGGTTTGATATTGCGCTGTAATTGCGTTTATGTTTTGTCCAGTAATGTCCTTTACAGGAATGCTTAGCTTAGTACTGACTGATTAATGAGAATTTCAACATTAAGAAAATCTGAGATACAATTGTCCcctttattttgaattataggCTTTCATAACTCAAGATTCTGGTGATCGTGATATCTTATTTAGAAACATTGGGTCAATGGGTGTCCCAATCATAAATCATGTGGAAGATGAAAGTAGTGATGTTAATCCTTATAATTTGACTGACAAGGTATGTCAATTACTGGATTTTATTTAGCCTGCATTTATATGTTTGTCTGGTCAACAGTCATGGTATTAACTATTCACTCGTAAAAGATGCATGCTCTTGGTATACACTCAAGGCTTGACCAAGTTTTTGACGCACCACATGCTGTGAAAGAAGTTCTAGTTGGCCAATTTGGGCTTGACCACTCTGTATGTTTTCCGCATCATATATAAGAATCTCATATGATAATACATTTCCTGCATTGTCATTTTTAATCTTCCTCATATTCTTTTCCTAGTATATTGGCTCCAAGGAAGCTGATCAGCGAGCTAATGAGGTAAAGAACTTGGGTATTATGGACCTTTGGACCCCAGAAAACCACTACCGTTGGTCTAGATCCAGATATGGTGGTCATATTTCAGCATCTGTGGAATCTGTGGACCGTTCTCGTCTTATTTTGTGCCGTATGTGACTGGGGATTCCTTCTATTACATCAATAACAAACCTCATTTTTGTCTGTGGTAATCTGAAAATGCAATCATATATTCCAGAACAGGATACTGGGGAACTTGAGAAGCTTACTTCTAGGATAAAAGAGTTGACTGAGTtggtcaaaacattggattcGAGCTTGAGATCACTTCAAAGTGAGATAACACTTGCTGAAGATGAAGAGGCCAAGTTGGCGAGAAAACGAGTAAGCTAATAACAATTTGATCTTCTCAATCTTCATTATTAGTCTTTGGAAATATCTTTTGACCTTCAAACATTAGGAGTCAACCGGTCTGTATGTCTTAGGAACTAATATGTGATATCATGGTGCAATAATCTTAGGGTATCGGAATCTTGATTCTGTGATATTCCTAGCTTCTGTTCACAGAAGTTTTGAAAAGTTATACCTTTATTCTCTCTATATATCATAGTTCATTGTGATTCTATATCTGCTTTTAGATTAAGGGATTGGCATTTTGGTGGCATTATGCTGTGTGTTTTATTGATAATTGTGGTAGGTGAGTACATTTGTAGCCTGGGAAGAAACAATACTTGAGAAGATTAGTTACAGTAAAGGTTTTCTTCAATATAGTATTATGTGAGAGTCACCATACAACGTAGTGAATGCATTATTCAACAGTTAGGACAAGCTAGGAGGATTTTCCTGTGCTTATTATTGTGGGAAAGAACACCTTTGAAAATGTTTTCAGTAACCCGGCCCATAGTATTCACTGTCATTTTATTGATAGATAAAGAGCTCTTCATCAAGGGCTCTGTTCTGTTGATGAACCTGCATAATCCCTGAAATAAATACTCAGCGAGCTTGTTTCGAGTAATGTCCTATGTGACTGATTGTGTGTTATAACTGACATTTTAATGTGGTCTTGTTTGATTCCTACTTTTTTAAAGATTGGTTACTTTTAGAATCTCTTCATAGGTGTGCTGGTATTAATTGTTGGTCTCTTTCTATTTCCTCGCCCATCCTTCTTCTGGAATTGTTTACATCTGAGGATGTTGTTCCAAAGAAAGCCCCTATATACACCTAACCTCTTATCTGTCGAGTGTCACATTTCTAGTAGAATCATTGATTCCACATTCTCTATGTTCTGTTTGTTTATGAAAATGATTATTTGTATTGTAGGAGGACATTACAAGCCATGCAAGTATTGAGATGAGAAAACggaaagaaattgaaaaccGCGTTAGTAAGTTTTAATATGACCTTATATAGTTTATTTCAAGCTTGTGAGTGGTACCTTAAGATCCAATATCATCCACTCTGCTTATCCTAGATCAAAGAAAGATAAACTTGAAATCTTTGGAACGGGAGGAAGACTTGCACTCGGCAATAGCAAAGCTGGATGAGCTTGCTGCTTCTTTTTTAGTTGAGAGGTTAAAATGTGTAATTGAAATAAAGGTAAATTTCTGTTCTAGCTCTGTGGAAAatattttgcaaaaaaaaaaatcttggaCTGGGGTGACAATcgtgtgttagtggttttattCTTTGTTTTATAAACTACTTCattgaacttaattttaattcattatcatatcttcttcttttccagGATCTTCTGGTTAAAGCTGTTTCTCACAGAAGAACTTATACTGAAAATAACATGGCTTCTCTCCAACTTGAGGCAAAGGTAGTCAATTTGTGTATGCTAATGATGCTGGTACTTCATGCATTGGAGACCACATATTTCTTGTTAAGGAATTAGGTTGTTCTCTTGTGACCTCAGATACTGAGGATAATCAGCCAACCAACCTCTTGCACTGGATTTGTTGCTGAAAAAGCACATATTTTTGGACAAAACAATAAACAGAGAcatttttatattctttaagAATTCGAGATCTATTTTTAGTCCATATTTAGAGGGGTAACATGGAAATATCTGATTCCTAATTTGTTCTGAAATGGAAACAATTAACATGAGATGGGGAAGCATTGTATATTTATCATAAGCTTTAAGAAATGatttatcttaatattaatCTTAGTCTTTTGAGGAAACCTATAGTCAAGTAAGCTACCAAAGGTCTTTACAACAATTTTTACTTTGTTTAATTTGTAAGTTGTTGTTGATACGCCTATCTTCTTAGAATCTGGAAATCTCATCTCAGTTATAGTTtcccatttatttttatttttattttggtaaagAAGTAAGACAAACTTGGTCATGGGTTTCTTTTTTTGGATAGCTTACAACACCTTGTAGGGTAAATTTATTGGTACTGATGAGAAACTTATAACAATTAATCAGTGGAAACTCAAAATTGGTAGTCTTTGTTTTGTGTTAATGATCGAGTTATTTCTTCGAGGATTCATAATAAAGTTATGCAAGTTGaagttttataaaagaaattgtaATGAAAATGGCTTGTGTACAATTATGACAATTGATAgctgttattttttaagatgcATTACTTTGTCTTTTCCATTTTCTGGGGATAGCAGTTTGAAGatgattgtttttttataattttgttactGCACTTGATTCCTTTCTGTATGTTAATTGCATGACTAAGTTATTTTCATTAGCAATTGTTAGCCACACTTTGAGGCCTATTCTTTTTTGTATATACTCATATTTATGCTAATTGATGTTTAAATTGCATATCAGATTAGAGAAATGGAGATCAATGGCAGACAACAAGAGAAGTTAGCTGAGCAAGCTGCTTTACACCTTGACAATTGTTAGTAATCTCTAACTAACATAATACATGTCCTTTCTatgtgaattatttgaattgatatGTATTACATCAGTCAGGCGGCCTTAGTACTAAGTATGCTGACAAACCCAGAATCTTGCCTTACCAAGTAACCTTCTGAAAATATAGATTTGTTATTCTACATAACCTTTGAAAAATGCATTCATTATTATCCATGAACTTTGCACGGTTGTTCGTTTTCTATCTTGTACTTTGTTTACGCCATTTTTGCCACTGAACTTTGCCAATGTCCTAATATATCCCAAGGGAAATGCCAACTATGCAAATTTATAAGGTGAACAATATAGGATGTATGAAGAAGGGTGAGACATCGAGAAAATATGTGAGACCTAGATTGATATAGAAGAGAAGATACCACATAATTCTATTCATGTTAAATAACATGAAGCTACCCTTCCTATATAGTCCTTCACATAACAACTTCTGCCAGATCATTAACAAAAGAAATCTAGGGAAAGGTATTTAGTTGGTTATTGAGGCCAGTTGGTCCTACATGAGTTAGGTTGTTCTAGGGATTATATCATCACACCCTATCTATTTATCATTCTCATCACAATAGTTCATGGGATATAATAGGCATATATGAGCATATTGACATAGCTCAGATGAAACATGGCGTAAACAAAGTATAGGGTATAATCGAGCAACGATACAAAGTTTATGGGCAAGAATGGGCTTTATTGCATAACTTTGTATTAAGTTAGAATAATTGATAGTTCATTGCTGATTATTAATTAGCTAAGGCAGAATTGAAGGGGAATTTGTGATAAAAGCTTTGTGTATTATCTATAAAAACTCACATTTCTCTATTTAGATCTGGAAGTTGGTGTTAAAAGATTATGGCCCCTAAAAGTTGAATTTGTGTAACAGTTAGAATGAGATGGGATAATAGAATGCAAGAAGAGGTGGGAAAGGAATGGTCTAAGAATTTAGATGAGAGACTTGGAGAATCCTCCATAGTCGGACATGAGTTTTACATTCTCGATATTCATTCAATTCATACTCAATCCTAACCTTAATCTTACCCATTATATACTACTCTTAATGGGCCTAACTATTACATAACAAAATTAAGATTGCCCTACTTATTTCCACTTTGGTGTCTTCCTCTAGCAATCTCTTTCCAGCATATGTAATTAATGTATGAACTGCATGGTTGTAGTAtacttcaatttataaatttattgttttggaTGAATGAATTTCAATTGACTTCCATTTCTTAAGTGGAACATATTTCTGCAGAAGTATTAATGCTGTTAAGTTGCTAATACTTTTATATCTTGGTATAAGGTAAAAAGAAGGTGGAAGATTGTCGAAATCAATTGTCAATTGCTAAGAGGCGTGCAGAATCTGTTGCTATAATTACCCCTGAACTCGATCAAGCATTTCGCGAGGTTTGATAATTTGCTTCAGTGATTCTGTTGTATACTTTTGTATAGAAAACACATCTACTGAGAGCTTGTTTTTCACCTAACTCAATCTGCATCAAGATGTTAATGCTACTGCAATGCCCAGCAAAGTAAAAATGGGCATGTGAAATCGATCACTTCATCACTGATGTTATAGTACGAGGGAAAACCCACATACTACTATAGTGCAACTCATGATTAGCTTATGTTATATCGGCccaatttggaaacacttattgcTTTAGTTGTTTGCATGTCTAAATCCTTTTACTGTTAAACCATTCTATAAAAGTGGAAGCTTTCCAAGTCATTCTGAAATTGAAgtattttctatgtttttgAATGTTGTGACAGATGCCTGGTACTATTGAGGAGTTAGAAGCTGCAATTCAAGATCTTGCCTCTCAAGCCAATTCAATTCTTTCCCTAAACCATAACATTCTTCAAGAATATGAAAGCAGGCAGAAACAAGTAAAGACAAtttctatcaatttttaattGTAACATCACATGGTGCTTTATGTAGCAGTTTCTTTGGCTGTACAGATACGAGAACTTTCCACTAAGCAAGAATTGGATGACAAAGGGCTGAAAAAATGTTTGGATGAAATAAATAGTATAAAGGTGAGGAGACAGCATTTTTACTGTATAGCTGAATCCTGTTAGTGGTTCAACCAGTGTTTCTATTGATATTGGAATTCTTATAACTGAGCTTTAATTGATGACCATGTGTAATCATATGATGAAAATGAAAGTTGATCTAACAAAATGTTTCCTAAAAATTGCTTCTTGCATTTTGTTTACTCACCCGGTCTGTTTTTTCCTTACTGTAGGGAAAATGGCTTCCAACTTTGAGAAATCTTATATCTCAAATAAATGTGACATTTGGTCGAAATTTTCAGGAAATGGCTATAGCAGGCGAAGTTTCATTAGGTATATCTACATTATCCTCCAAAACCATACATCCTTATATTTTCCAAACATTTTTAcctgaattatatatatattttcagatGAACATGAGGTGGACTTTGACAAGTACGGGATACATATCAAAGTGAAGTTCAGGTATTATCACTTCTCTCCACTTAATCTGGTTCAGTCATCTTGGTGACAcattagatttatttttctgaattctttttatttaataggaAAATAAGAAGTCCCAAATTAGCCCAGATAAGATAAAATGAATCTACAATTATTTTGCTGTCTGAAATGATATTGGTGACATGTTGAGACAAACCCTTATGGTTAGGGTTTCATATACCAAGAAGGGAGATGAGAAAAtggaaaatatattatagataaagagtctatcaacaagaataacattaatataagttaacTACTCTATTTATACTAATCCTATCTAATTATGTTTACCTGCTCTGTCCACTAACAATGAAACCCTAGTATGTCACACATGGAGAAGGGGGAGACAACATCTGCAtcttttaatctaattaatttgatcttttatatatttttcctaGTAATGTCTGGGCTGCTAAAAATAAtctacttaatattttattcagtTATGTTCATGACTTGTTTATTGTGTTTGCGTTTGACAATTCCATCAGGAAAACAGGACAGCTTCAGGTTCTCAGTGCTCACCATCAATCGGGAGGGGTAATAATTCATTGaaattaatccaattatttGTTCATTTCATCATTATTCAATTGATGGCTAATTTCAGCACTCGgtcaactatatatatttctagGAACGATCAGTGTCGACCATTCTTTACCTTGTTTCTCTACAAGACCTTACTAACTGCCCATTTAGGGTTGTTGATGAGATAAATCAAGGTATGCTGTTTTTCCTTTGTAGTTTTTTTATCCTCTTGATATTTCAATGAGTATAACAAactatttatttcaattatatctCAGGTATGGACCCCATAAATGAAAGAAAGATGTTCCAACAATTAGTCAGAGTTGCCAGCCAACCAAACACACCACAGTAAGATAACTGTAGTTTGGATTTTAGTTTTGAGCATTAGATGACTGAAATATATCTCTATTTGGATTTTGGATCTCGTTTAGGAAAATCGTCAATGAGTTTCTATATATAGATCCAACCTATCATAttacttacatttttttatagtttttagaTCTCTCCAAATCAACATTTTGAGCTCTCATTGACCAGAAGATCAATTATATCGCTTGTTTGTAGAAGtacattttagtaatttaacccATATAATCCCCAAAACTCACTTTTTCATTCAACAATAAGGTTTTTTCCTCAGCCAtatgtgtaaatattttaaataagaaatcaTTTAAACTACTATAAACGTTTGTAGAGTATATTAATGCTTCTTGTCTTGTTGTATGCAGGTGTTTCTTGCTAACACCAAAGCTACTACCAGACCTGATGTACAGTGAGTCATGTAGCATCTTAAACATATTCAACGGCCCTTGGATCGAGCCAACCGCAAAAGGTTTGATACTAAAACTTGTCGTCATTTTTTTCTTACATTCAAGCAAACTGTGTAAGCTTTCTCATCGATTTATTATGATTCAGTATGGAGTGGCGGTGAAAGTTGGAGTTCGGCTACTGGGTTGTTTTCAGGTGCAAGTATTTGCCAAAATTAATAGATTTTGGTGAAAACCGATAATTCCATACTATTATTATGTTGAAAGTGGTGGCTTATTCTGTTTTTAGTTCTTATGgtaattattttgtaatgatTATTAAATGTTGTAAATTGtattcaactttataaatacaaGTTTTAGCTCTAGACATGAGCAGATTAGGGTAAAAATAGGGATGAATGgattttacaattattttttacattttatctttaaaaacattttaagttaGAATCAGAAGATTTAagtaaaaatgttataattttataccaTGTTTACTGtcttttttttccaaataaaattaaagaatttgcatatgaaaataattatgatcaaattgtaattatgccattttttaataatataggcTAATAGGCTAGAGATTATATGAAATATCAATGTTCTAATAGa includes:
- the LOC124941424 gene encoding structural maintenance of chromosomes protein 5, coding for MEEPRRKRSKTSRGEDDYLPGSIIEIELHNFMTFSSLTCKPASRLNLVVGPNGSGKSSLVCAIALGLGGEPQLLGRASSIGAFVKRGEESCYVKISLKGESEGEILTITRKMDTRNKSEWLFNGKLVTKKDVLEVIKRFNIQVNNLTQFLPQDRVCEFAKLTPIQLLEETEKAVGDPQLPVQHRALIDKSSDLKKLERAIQRNKEYLDQLKALNAEQERDVKRVRQREELLEKVESMKKKLPWLEYDMEKTKYLEAKREENDAKKKLEEAVKTWDKLKEPIDKQKKEKATLAAKCKQLDGLLGEFAKKRTQLLQKDNSLGVQVSGKYNEIEELKRQEESRQERILKAKEDLAAAETVLANLPPFKHPKEELARLSAQIVELGQSTREKRLQKSEQERSLNQTNGALRQHKDRLRDMEDTNIKLLQALQNSGAERIREAYNWVQEHRQEFNKEVFGPVLLEVKVSNKKHADYLEGHVPHYIWKAFITQDSGDRDILFRNIGSMGVPIINHVEDESSDVNPYNLTDKMHALGIHSRLDQVFDAPHAVKEVLVGQFGLDHSYIGSKEADQRANEVKNLGIMDLWTPENHYRWSRSRYGGHISASVESVDRSRLILCQQDTGELEKLTSRIKELTELVKTLDSSLRSLQSEITLAEDEEAKLARKREDITSHASIEMRKRKEIENRVNQRKINLKSLEREEDLHSAIAKLDELAASFLVERLKCVIEIKDLLVKAVSHRRTYTENNMASLQLEAKIREMEINGRQQEKLAEQAALHLDNCKKKVEDCRNQLSIAKRRAESVAIITPELDQAFREMPGTIEELEAAIQDLASQANSILSLNHNILQEYESRQKQIRELSTKQELDDKGLKKCLDEINSIKGKWLPTLRNLISQINVTFGRNFQEMAIAGEVSLDEHEVDFDKYGIHIKVKFRKTGQLQVLSAHHQSGGERSVSTILYLVSLQDLTNCPFRVVDEINQGMDPINERKMFQQLVRVASQPNTPQCFLLTPKLLPDLMYSESCSILNIFNGPWIEPTAKVWSGGESWSSATGLFSGASICQN